From the genome of Arthrobacter sp. ERGS1:01:
GCTGGAGCTGGCGCCCGGGACGACAACGGCAAAATTCCTCCTCCAGGCCAGGCGCCTCAGGGAACGGACCCACCCCGAAAGCCTGGCCGCCCGGCATGCGAAGGCCGCTGCCGACCGAAAACTGGTGCTGTTGCCGGACCGCGACGGCATGTCCTGGCTTTCGATGTTCCTGCCCGCGGACTCCGCACAGGGAATCTGGAACCAGGCAAGCCGCACGGCGCGCACCCTCCAAGGCCCCGGCGAACACCGGACGCTGACGCAGCTGCGCGTCGACGTGCTTTCGGAATGGCTGCTGGAAACCGGCAGCACGCAGGCAAGCGACAGCGGCCCGGGCGGGCAGCCACGCCCGCGGGCCCAGGTTTTGGTGACAGTGCCGCTGCTGACCTTGCTCGGCTGCTCCATCGAACCGGCCGAACTCGAGGGCTACGGGCCCATCCCGCCCCGCATGGCACGGGAGCTGGCCGGCGGGTGTCCCACGGTGTACCGGATCATGGTGGACCCCTGCACCAACGAGTATTTGTCGATGGACCCGAAACAATACCGCGTCACGGGAGCGGTCAGGGCCCTGCTGCACGCACGGGACGGCACCTGTTCCTTCCCGGGTTGCAACACGGTCACGGATGACACCGAACTGGACCATCTTCTTGCCTGGGAGGACGGCGGTGCGTCAGTTCCCGAAAACCTGTCGAGCGAATGTGGCGTCCACCATCGACTCAAGCACTTCAAGGACCGCAAGGCCCGCGACGGGAGAAGGGCCGTGTCCAAAACGCGGCAGGGCCCGGACTTGGCAAGGGGCCCGGAATCGAAGATCCTGGACGGATGGACACCGGAATTGAACGGGTCACCCGGCGAAAAGCCCGCATGGATCTCGCCCGCCGGATACTCCTGCCCGCCGTCGGCAAAGGCCTCAACTCCCCCGCTCATACCGGTTTCGATTGCGATCGGGGCCATCGAAGAACTGACGGAAGAATCTTGAAGCCACGGCAAAATGTTCGAGCGCCGGGCACTGATCAAGAAAATACTTGCGCCCATCCGCATGCAGCGGCATTATGTGCGATATGTAGTGAGACCGACCCCTTGACGCTGGGTGGGGAGGTTGGGCTTGTGGATCGCCGGATCTTCCGGCCCGACCGGCAGGAACGTGCATGTCCACCACACCAGATACTGGATCAAGGGAAGTCGACAGCAAGGGACTAAAAGGCGGGGCACTTGGCCTCGTCTCCTCCATTGTGGTGGGGGTGGCTTCCACGGCCCCCGCCTACAGCCTCGCCGCCAGCTTGGGGTTCATCGTCGTCGGCGGCAGCCTGGTGGCCGGGGTCAAGGCCCCGGGCATCGTCCTGCTGGCCTTCATTCCGATGTACCTCATCGCCGTCGCGTACCAGGAGTTGAACAAGGCCGAGCCCGACTGCGGCACCACCTTCACGTGGGCATCCCGCGCCTTTGGCCCCGTGACGGGCTGGATGGGCGGGTGGGGCATCATCATTGCCGACGTGATCGTGATGTCCAACTTGGCGCAGATTGCGGGGTCTTACTCGTTTACGTTCGTGGGCGGCTTCGGGTTGCCCGGCGTCGCTGCGCTTTCGTCAAACACGGTGGCCACAACCATCGCCGGCCTCTTGTGGATTGCCCTCATGACCTGGATTTGCTACCGGGGCATTGAGATCTCGGCCCGTGTGCAATACGTACTGCTGTCCTTCGAAGTGGTGATCCTGGTCTTCTTCGCCGTGTTTGCCCTGGCCCGCGTCTATTCTGGCACGGCAGAACCCTACTCCCTGGTGCCGCAATGGGACTGGTTCAACCCCTTCACCCTCGACTTTGGCCAGACGATCGCCCCGGCCATGCTGACGGCCATCTTCATCTACTGGGGATGGGACAGCGCGGTGTCCGTCAACGAAGAGACGAAGGACCCCGGCAAGACCCCCGGGCGGGCGGCCGTGATCAGCACCTTCCTGCTGCTGGCGACCTACGCAGTGGTGACGGTGGCAGCGGTCGCCTTTGCCGGCGTCGGCGACA
Proteins encoded in this window:
- a CDS encoding HNH endonuclease signature motif containing protein, translated to MAPERRPPISSADLGIDSPEALAEAEYLCAVSTLRSLALIESGLAALKARTVERLDAASTRLGVVAGLDPWQREILAISTTAELCAALTLPQRSGGELKRQSIALVRAHPDTLDALSAGSISWRNATVVLDHLETLEGIKGPSGEQAIPEESLRGFEHQLLELAPGTTTAKFLLQARRLRERTHPESLAARHAKAAADRKLVLLPDRDGMSWLSMFLPADSAQGIWNQASRTARTLQGPGEHRTLTQLRVDVLSEWLLETGSTQASDSGPGGQPRPRAQVLVTVPLLTLLGCSIEPAELEGYGPIPPRMARELAGGCPTVYRIMVDPCTNEYLSMDPKQYRVTGAVRALLHARDGTCSFPGCNTVTDDTELDHLLAWEDGGASVPENLSSECGVHHRLKHFKDRKARDGRRAVSKTRQGPDLARGPESKILDGWTPELNGSPGEKPAWISPAGYSCPPSAKASTPPLIPVSIAIGAIEELTEES
- a CDS encoding APC family permease, which translates into the protein MSTTPDTGSREVDSKGLKGGALGLVSSIVVGVASTAPAYSLAASLGFIVVGGSLVAGVKAPGIVLLAFIPMYLIAVAYQELNKAEPDCGTTFTWASRAFGPVTGWMGGWGIIIADVIVMSNLAQIAGSYSFTFVGGFGLPGVAALSSNTVATTIAGLLWIALMTWICYRGIEISARVQYVLLSFEVVILVFFAVFALARVYSGTAEPYSLVPQWDWFNPFTLDFGQTIAPAMLTAIFIYWGWDSAVSVNEETKDPGKTPGRAAVISTFLLLATYAVVTVAAVAFAGVGDKGIGLANPDNSGDVFSAIGPTLFGGGVLGSILMTLLGFSILTSASASTQTTILPTARTSLSMAVYKALPEQFARMHPKYLTPTWSTIGMGVVSAVFYLIFTFISPSLLLALIGSIGLMIAFYYGLTGFTCTWYYRRTLTKSFRNFVMRGVFPMAGGLMLAFVFVYGLYNFAQPDWLLDANGNNVTIFGIGAEAVVGVGGLLLGVILMLIWRLRRPHFFRGETLPRRTHAEEEVA